In Xenorhabdus nematophila ATCC 19061, one DNA window encodes the following:
- the phoU gene encoding phosphate signaling complex protein PhoU: MDNLNLSKHISGQFTAELEHIRTELMTMGGLVEEQLRNAILSMHNQDKMLARQVIEDDRKVNMMEVAIDEACVRIIAKRQPTASDLRLIMVISKTIAELERIGDVAKKICQTALEKFSHQQQSLLVSLESLGNHTIQMLHDVLDAFARMDLDEAVRIYHEDKKVDQEYEGIVRQLMTYMMEDPRTIPNVMTALFCARSIERIGDRCQNICEFIFYYVKGQDFRHVGGDELEKFLTKKE, encoded by the coding sequence ATGGACAATCTGAATCTCAGCAAGCACATTTCCGGCCAGTTTACGGCTGAGCTGGAGCACATACGTACGGAATTAATGACAATGGGCGGGCTGGTGGAAGAACAGCTCAGAAACGCGATTCTGTCGATGCACAATCAGGACAAAATGCTGGCACGGCAAGTCATCGAGGATGATCGGAAAGTCAATATGATGGAAGTGGCAATAGATGAAGCCTGTGTCCGCATCATTGCAAAACGTCAGCCGACCGCCAGCGATCTACGCCTGATTATGGTGATCTCAAAGACCATTGCTGAGCTGGAACGCATCGGTGATGTGGCTAAGAAAATCTGCCAGACCGCGCTTGAAAAATTTTCACATCAACAACAATCTCTGCTGGTCAGCCTGGAGTCTCTGGGCAACCATACCATCCAAATGTTACACGATGTTTTGGATGCGTTTGCCCGCATGGATCTGGACGAAGCGGTTCGTATTTACCATGAAGATAAAAAAGTTGATCAGGAATATGAAGGCATTGTCCGTCAGTTGATGACTTACATGATGGAAGATCCCAGAACCATTCCGAATGTGATGACCGCACTCTTTTGTGCCCGCTCCATTGAGCGCATCGGTGATCGTTGCCAGAACATTTGTGAATTTATCTTCTATTACGTGAAAGGGCAGGATTTCCGCCACGTTGGCGGTGATGAACTGGAGAAATTTCTCACCAAAAAAGAATAA
- the pstB gene encoding phosphate ABC transporter ATP-binding protein PstB, protein MNKSNDISVSNVPVENLAESKIQVRDLNFYYGKFHALKNITLDIAQNKVTAFIGPSGCGKSTLLRTFNKMYELYGEQRAEGKIILDGTNILTDKQDIALLRAKVGMVFQKPTPFPMSIYDNIAFGVRLFEKLPRAEMDERIQWALTKAALWNETKDKLHQSGYSLSGGQQQRLCIARGIAIRPEVLLLDEPCSALDPISTGRIEELISELKSEYTVVIVTHNMQQAARCSDYTAFMYLGELIEFSDTDRLFTTPKMKQTEDYITGRYG, encoded by the coding sequence ATGAACAAGTCTAATGACATTTCAGTAAGCAACGTTCCAGTGGAAAACTTGGCAGAAAGCAAAATTCAGGTACGTGATCTGAACTTTTATTACGGTAAATTTCACGCGCTTAAAAACATCACGCTGGATATCGCCCAGAACAAAGTCACGGCATTCATCGGGCCATCAGGATGTGGAAAATCCACATTGCTGCGCACATTCAACAAAATGTATGAACTGTATGGTGAACAGCGGGCTGAAGGTAAAATCATTCTGGATGGCACGAATATCCTGACAGATAAGCAAGATATCGCTTTGTTGCGGGCGAAAGTCGGGATGGTGTTCCAGAAACCGACACCATTCCCGATGTCAATTTATGACAACATTGCTTTCGGCGTGCGTTTGTTTGAAAAGCTGCCAAGGGCTGAAATGGATGAACGTATCCAGTGGGCGCTGACAAAGGCAGCGTTGTGGAATGAGACCAAAGATAAATTGCACCAGAGTGGATACAGCCTTTCCGGTGGTCAGCAACAGCGCCTGTGCATCGCCCGTGGAATTGCGATCCGGCCGGAAGTCTTGTTACTGGATGAACCTTGTTCGGCGCTTGACCCCATCTCGACCGGGCGCATAGAAGAGCTTATCAGTGAATTGAAATCGGAATATACCGTTGTGATCGTGACCCACAATATGCAGCAGGCGGCTCGTTGTTCAGATTACACGGCATTTATGTACCTCGGTGAACTGATTGAATTCAGTGATACTGACCGATTGTTTACCACACCGAAGATGAAACAGACCGAAGATTATATTACCGGGCGTTATGGTTGA